One window of the Triticum dicoccoides isolate Atlit2015 ecotype Zavitan chromosome 3B, WEW_v2.0, whole genome shotgun sequence genome contains the following:
- the LOC119278849 gene encoding probable receptor-like protein kinase At1g30570, with translation MSGNLVLFQDRTKHAVYINKNLKDFTEDAIERITSNYSIPIGKGGFGEVFKGVLDDELVAVKRYIRQELREEFMDEVSIHSQMSHRNVVNLIGYCIGENTLTMVTEFISKGNLDDILHNSSTSIPLDIRLGIAIGCAEALSYMHSMHLSGDNLVCHGDIKPANILLDANLTAKVSDFGLSRLLLGGITQYTRNVKGSIDYMDPIYLREGRLTPKSDVYSFGAVLLELIARKRVKEGSCSLISTFSNARGKGEWSRDLFDREIISAGNIKILEEIGKLATECLTLDIHKRPRITDVAKRLLLLWRQEKREFFFRTESVGTSNLMRCLGSFEMDVANSEILAKLGNMRFFTEKQLIEVTRNFSCLCSEGWLAEVYKGTLEDNTVVAVKKSVDAYEEHIIHFVNGVMIHAQLIHTNIIKLFGVCLEVGIPIFLYEYAAEGNLSDLLNGSKHFPLELRLEIAIGTAKALAYMHSSDSGCIRHGSVNPSNILLDHNFSPKVSGFSLSRALTIEYNYDDSVVVQRHYSDPSFVQCGLLTVKSDVYSFGIILMELISRKLSTYDEDCELTDLVILYNKAYDSEKRGAAMFDKDITADKDIILLEDIGKLAIECTKLGPDLRPTMKEVAERLEILRASWGKASQGR, from the coding sequence ATGAGTGGGAATCTCGTCCTGTTCCAGGACAGAACAAAGCATGCAGTATACATTAACAAGAATTTAAAAGATTTCACAGAAGATGCTATTGAAAGAATTACTAGCAACTACAGCATTCCTATCGGAAAAGGTGGTTTTGGAGAAGTCTTTAAAGGAGTCCTTGATGATGAGCTAGTTGCTGTGAAGAGATATATCCGCCAAGAGTTGAGAGAAGAGTTTATGGATGAAGTAAGCATCCATAGTCAAATGAGCCACAGGAACGTGGTGAATCTCATTGGCTATTGTATTGGGGAAAATACCCTAACAATGGTAACTGAGTTTATCTCCAAAGgaaacctcgatgacatactccacAACAGTAGTACTTCCATCCCTTTGGATATAAGATTGGGTATTGCTATAGGCTGTGCAGAAGCATTGAGCTACATGCATTCGATGCATTTATCAGGTGACAACCTTGTATGTCATGGCGATATTAAACCTGCCAACATACTTCTAGATGCCAATCTTACAGCAAAAGTATCAGATTTTGGACTGTCGAGGCTTCTTTTAGGAGGCATCACTCAATACACTAGGAATGTAAAAGGAAGTATAGATTACATGGATCCTATATATCTTCGAGAGGGACGTCTTACCCCAAAGAGTGATGTATATAGTTTTGGAGCTGTGCTCTTGGAATTAATAGCTAGGAAAAGGGTAAAAGAGGGTAGCTGTAGCCTCATATCGACTTTCAGTAATGCCCGTGGTAAAGGTGAATGGTCGAGGGACCTTTTTGACAGAGAAATAATTAGTGCAGGCAATATAAAGATTCTTGAGGAAATAGGAAAACTGGCAACTGAATGCCTGACATTGGACATTCATAAACGTCCCAGAATTACTGATGTGGCTAAACGCCTTTTATTGCTGTGGAGACAAGAAAAACGGGAGTTCTTTTTTAGAACAGAAAGTGTTGGCACAAGCAACTTAATGAGATGTTTGGGCAGTTTTGAGATGGATGTTGCCAATTCTGAGATACTAGCAAAGCTTGGCAACATGCGATTTTTCACTGAGAAGCAGCTAATTGAAGTCACACGGAACTTCTCATGTCTATGTAGTGAAGGTTGGTTAGCTGAGGTCTACAAAGGCACTCTAGAGGATAACACAGTGGTGGCAGTAAAGAAATCTGTTGATGCATATGAGGAGCATATAATTCATTTTGTCAATGGAGTGATGATCCATGCTCAACTCATCCACACGAATATCATCAAACTGTTCGGCGTCTGCTTGGAGGTTGGTATTCCAATTTTCCTATATGAGTATGCTGCTGAAGGCAATCTTTCAGACCTCCTGAATGGTAGCAAACATTTCCCCCTGGAATTGCGGCTGGAGATTGCAATCGGAACTGCAAAAGCATTAGCATACATGCACTCATCTGATTCTGGTTGCATCAGACATGGTAGTGTCAACCCTTCCAATATACTTCTAGATCATAACTTCTCGCCAAAGGTCTCAGGTTTTTCACTCTCAAGGGCGCTTACCATTGAGTACAATTATGATGACTCTGTAGTCGTTCAAAGGCACTACAGCGACCCAAGCTTCGTACAATGTGGGCTTCTTACAGTCAAAAGCGATGTGTACAGCTTCGGGATTATTCTCATGGAACTCATTAGCAGGAAGCTCTCAACATATGATGAAGATTGTGAACTAACAGACCTTGTTATCCTGTATAACAAAGCATATGATTCAGAGAAGAGAGGAGCGGCGATGTTTGATAAGGATATCACAGCCGATAAAGACATCATACTGCTTGAAGACATTGGGAAGCTAGCAATTGAGTGCACGAAACTGGGACCAGATCTTAGGCCAACAATGAAGGAGGTGGCAGAACGCCTCGAGATTCTTAGAGCATCTTGGGGCAAAGCTAGCCAAGGGAGGTAG